Genomic window (Phragmites australis chromosome 5, lpPhrAust1.1, whole genome shotgun sequence):
gacgagagcagaccatggcatacataagtgaaccaactgcactagaatatggaactctagacatgtactcaatatcatactctgactcaggacataaagctgaagataatttgaaatgagtagctaatggagtactcactggttttgcatcatgcatattaaaacgacgaaggaccttctcaatataaccttgctgactaagatataacttgccagctttcctgtctctaatgatctccatgccaagaattttctttgctgcacctaaatccttcatctcaaattcattactcaactgtgatttcaatttggctatttctgatttatcctttgcagcaatcaacatatcatcgacatagagaagcaaataaatagctgaactattaacagtcttcaaatagacacagCTATCATAATTAGaacgcttaaaaccattagagagcataaatgagtcaaacctcttgtaccactgtctaggagactgcttcaaaccataaagagatttctttaatttacagacaaagtcttcttttccaggaataacaaaaccttcaggttgatccatataaatatcttcatctaactccccatgtaagaatgcagttttaacatctaattgctcaagttcataatcacgcatagcaacaatactgagtaaagtgcgaatagaactatgcttcacaaCAGAGGAGAAGAcgtcattataatcaatacctggAATCTGGCTATAGCCTTTAGCAACCAATCTTGCTTTATACCTTGCTgcttcattaggagaaataccctcctttcttttgaaaatccatttgcaACGAACaggcttcttctcttttggcaatttgactaaatcccaagtaccattcttttcaagtgactccatctcatcttgcattgcagtcatccaattattgcaatcagcagaagtaatagcctcattgtaattagaaggttctgcattacctttaacttcttctgcacaactcagagcataagcagcaatattacactcctcaattaacctcttAGGTGGATTAATTTGCCTTCTAGGCCTATCAACTGCAATAGAATGTTGTGTAGGCTGCACAATGGATGAAGGAGGTGGAGCACTAGATGCATCATGatgaataaataaattttcagcaataggtgtatcttggacaacggtatctggtgtactttctgcattaataaaatgctccacctgcacgttagaactctgctgactctgaacaggagcatttggcaacatagcagattcattaaagaTAACATTCCTGCTAATCACCACCTTTTGTGTTGCAggattccacaatttataacctttaacaccagatttataacCCAGAAAGATGCATTTAACAGCTCTAGgctccaatttaccattatcaacatgagcataagcaggacaaccaaaaactctcaattctgaataattagctggagaaccagaccatacctcaattggagttttcttatcaatagcaatgttgggtgatcgattaataagatagcaagcagtggaagcggcttcagcccaaaaacgtctatgcatacctgcattagacaacatgcaacgggccctcgagatgatagttctgttcataCGCTCAGCTACACCGTTTTGTTGTGGAGTACCAGGAACAGTGTAGTGTCTCACAATACCttcagacttacaatatgaatcaaacTCATCAGAACAGAATTCCATCTCATTATCAGTGCGAagcttctttaccttcttttcagtttgcctttcaaccataacattccactctttaaatgctttaaatgcttctgatttatgcttgaagaaataaggccaaactcttctcgagtaatcatcaataatagttaacatataacgagaaccacctagtgaagacctacgagatggtccccataaatcagaatgcacataatcaagaataccttctgttgtatgaactaaagtgttgaatttcaccctcttatgcttgccaaaaatacaatgctcacaaaatttcagcttgccaatactatgtccatcaagaagacctctcttgctcaattctgcCAAACCAAATTCACTCATATGCCTAAGACGCATATGCCAaagattagtagcatcagaatctgataatgaatgtgaacttacagcggcatcatctgtgattgtagtgcctcggagatgatataaattggcagatttcaaatcacctttcattacaataagagaatattttttcaccttcaaaataccatctccacctgaccaatcataccctttattatcaagagtactcaaagAAACAAGGTTCCTTTTCATACCTGGAACATGCCTCACATCTGTCAAGGTTCTAACAATgccatcatgcatctttatcataattgatccaatttCAACAATTGGACATGGGTTGTCATCACCCATCCTAACAGAACCAGCATTTTGAAcagaattataagtggtgaaccaatctctatgtatgcatatatgaaaagacgcagcagagtcaataatccattcatcaccactactagcacatccagcaaaagcaacgagagtctctccatcagaactattatcggaagcagcaacagatgctttaccttcttcattagatttaccttttctcttttctttattcttcaacttgtaacattcagatatgtcatgattatttttcttgcaatacctgcagaatttttcttttcctctggaCTTTGAACAACCCCTGTAACCGTTCgaacttttatctctttggctattatgcgaattcttctcctttgtcctgccacgcacaatcagaccttctccattggaagtagagccatcagtagacaccatctgtttcatcttttccttggcatgcaaggcctcataaacttctttcaaagttagtgtatcatgactgtataatatggtatctctaaagtttgcaaaagaagtaggtaatgagcacaaaagaataagactcaaatcctcatcatcatattttacctccatagaCTGTAGGTCAGCAACGATCTCCTTAAAGaccgaaagatgattcaacacagaaccaccctcctgtaatttgtgcgtgaacaacttcatcttcagatgcattTTACTGGTCAGATCCTTAGACATGCAGATCGATTCCAGCTTTAGCCATAAAGCAGCAGCAGTTTTCTCCTGCAAAACctcctgcaaaatattgtttgataaatgaagatgaatttgtgacaaagccttacgatcctttctcttttcttcatcggaTCAAGACTTTTGATCTTTGTTTCCAAAATTATCAAGCGCATCATCCAGATCAGTGTGCGCAAGAATAGCTCGCATCTTTACTTGCCATAGAGAAAATCTTGTATCATGATCTAGCAGCGgaatatcatattttatagaagCCATGGTGAAGAATAATCAGCACAAAATAATCTGCAGCGCTTCTGGTACAGCCTGTGTGTAGCAAGCAATAAACTGAAGAAGTCCTGGTACGCTTCGTGTATGCTTAGCAATGAAGCCAAAACCAATCTCCTGGTAGAAATTCTGGTGTGCACGAAGCAGGAACCAATTGGAAAGAGAATCTCCTTGGGAATTGATGTGTAGTTTTGCTTTTCTCCTCCACAGGCAACGGAACAACACACACCTTTTTCTTCACGTGAGAGCAGCCAGTACAACTAGTCCTCGGGACTTGATCCGCTTTTCCTTTTTCACGTGAGAGTTCAGTAACTCACGTTTTGAACTCCGTGAGGATGGTTCTGATGAGGAAACCAGGCGACGTGTGGATCGGCGCAGTCGACGTGTACTGATCTTGGATGTCGTCGATGTCTTGGACAGCGATCAACAGATGGCGTCCGGTTGCGCGACGTCGAATTGTGTGAAGGCAGGAAAaacggacgacgacgacgacggctgCTGGATTTGGCCGAGAGGGTCGCGAATTCGACGAATCTAGAGAGACGGCGACGAACCAGACGAAGAGGTGCGGCGAATCGATTCGGTGAAGAACAAaaccgatctattttttcttgtgctcgTGTGTTTGATccggctctggtaccacttgttagaaATAAAACACGATAGGATCAAACacgagacacgatttttacgtGGAAAACCCTTTCGAGAAAAAACCACGGGCGCCAATcggcgatcttcactatatcaagGATGTGTATAATACAGGGGATTACAATGAGCGTCTTGACTCTCCTTGCAgcttacaaaatatatttataggggtgaaCACATACGACTCTagtctaatacggactgttccGGAATATGGACCGAATGCGTCCCTTGTCTGACCTAACAAaaattcggatcacaatccaacagaTTGAACCCTATCAATCATCTAAAGAGAGCTGTATGTTACCGATcgactcttttgtttccttaatttttttcttcaatttgaTCTGTCTAGACAATCGATCAATTAAAAAGTTGGAGCTGCAGCTATGATGTCCAATTACTGAACTTTACAACTGCGTCGGTTAAAAATTTAAGATTTTACTGTCCTATTCACAACAAAAACTATTTGCATTTACAAACGATATACAACTAATTATTAACGCGAGAAATTAACTCCACCATTTCGTGCAGTGGTCAGTGCTGTTCGATGGATTCATGGTTGAGGCAAAATGGCTTGCAACCGATCAGGCTCCTGCCGCAGACGACTACCTGAAAAATGGTGTTGTCACTTCAGGAGTGCCACTTGTATTTGCACACATTTTCTTCCTGCTAGGGCCTGATGACGCAGAAAGTGATGCTGCTGCAAAACTCACCGACCACATCCCTCCCGCCATCTCCTGCCCGGCCAAAATCCTGAGACTTTGGGATGACATGGGCAGTGCCAAGGTCAGCAGTACAAGCATTTTCTTCACCAATTCCATATTAACTTTTTTTAGAATATATACGAATTGAAGGAGAATCTTTCCGATAGAGGAGAAGACATATCTTAAATTTTTTGTCCATGCATTCTGCAGGACGAGGCGCAGGAAGGATTGGATGGATCATACAGGGACTTCTTCTTGATGGAGAACCCTAGTTGCGCGCCCATGGACGCGGAAGAACACATGCATAGCTTGATCGCGAGGGAGTGGGAGGAGCTCAACAGGGATTGCTTCTCCAGGAGGACCTTCTCCTGCAGCTTCACGCGGGCCTCTTTGAACGCCGCCAGGATGGTCAGCGTCATGTACACGTACGACAAGCAGCAGCGGCTCCTTGTCCTCGAGGACTACACGAGGATGTTGCTGCTTTGAAACGCTACTCTTCGGTTGATGTTGTTAGCGATTGAGTTGTAAACGTGTTTGAGTCTTGGTACAGAGATTGATTCGGTATAGCCAAATGTAATCGTGTATTGTTCAAACTGTATAACTTTTATCTTTAACTAGTTCGATACACATACTTCGTAGGTAGTAACGCGGTAGCGTATGGGGAAGTGGGCCCACACGGGAGTGCGGGAGCACACGCAGCAGTGAGTGGCAGCACGCGGGAGCAACGGCACCAAAGCGTGTGATGTGGGCCCACACAGGGAGCGGAGCGTAACACAGGGATGAGTGAGATTTTTAGGAGCGGAGCAGAAACCGAATCAATCTCTACCAGCCTCATATTATCTGTAACAGCCACGCGTGGGGCTCTTCCATGCTTATATGAACGCGCAGCCAACGGCCCGAGAGGTTTACacgcttcaaatctttcatggtATCAAAGACAAGCTCCTCAAACGCATATGTGTCGTCGACTGCATCCATGTTGCATGCGTCTGCTCCAACGGCATCGTTGATGGATGATTCCTTCCTAATTGTTTTGGCTGCTCCTCCAAGGAGAAAGAAAGTACTTGATGAATGATTCCGTTATATAATTTGAGCTTTGAACTGTACAAGCCAAGTTGGAATGTCCCCGTTCCATCGACATATGAGTATACGACACTATCTTATCTAGATGTTGCACGTATACTTGACCCAAGTTAAAGTTTCATTTAGCCTTGATATGGACAACGTTAGTAAGAGCTGTGGGACAACTTACTGTATTTGAAGGAGATTCTTGAAGGggaaaaaaatctgaaaactaATTAGAGAACCTtggataaaaaaacaaaaacaaaaactgaGATTATAATACATGTCACCACTTGTGCAATCAGTATCAGTTTGGTTACACTTTATAATCAATAACTAAATTTACCTCAAAACAAATTCATTTGGTAAACGAGCACATGGTTCACCGGTAAGACGCAAAGACACGTCTTTACCGGTCACAGTCTAAATCCTAGGTTTGCACCCTATTAAAAGGTTTTTAAAGAAGACTCCGAAATAAGGGAATCCGATGCTTATAAAAAATCCATTTGGAAGAGCGTAGATTTGTTTGGCTCTTCATCATTTTTTTGCTTTAGCGTCTTtgggtgttcttttttttttttgctgtgtgCAATTTTAACATGTAAAGGTGGAGAGATGATTTTTATGATTATATTAATTTGATGTATCGATAGAGAGTTAATAAaatttctatttaaaaaaatggaACGAGCGCGATTGACGCCATTTTCCATCTCAGTCAAATGGGCACGGAGCCGgcgtcggtggcggcggcgaggaagcTGCATCACCTCCTCCGCTCCCGCGACCTCCGCCCGGCGCTCTCCTACCTCCGCACCCTCCCCTCACCGTTCACCCTCCTCCCCAACCACGCCCTCAACGCCCTCCTCCGCGCGCTCGCCGCCGCTGGCCGCGTCcgcgccgccacctccctctTCCGCGCCATTCCCGCCCCAACTCCGCATTCCTTCAactccctcctcgccgccctcctccggcgcggccgccgccgggCGGCATCCGCGCTCCTCGCGGCGTTCCTCCGCTCCACCCACGCCTCCCCCGACGCCGCCACGCTCAACACCCTCCTCCACGgcctctccgccgcctccccgcgcccgTCCGCCCCCACGCTCCTCAAGATCTTCCGCTTCTTGCCAGAGACCTACGCCTTCGCCCCCGACGCCATTTCGTACAACTCCCTGCTCTCCGCCCTGTGCCGCGCGGGCGACCTGGCCACCGCGCGCAAGCTGTTCGACGGAATGCGCGCGAACGAAGAAGGCAGGAAAGGTGACGCCTTTCCTAATGTCGTCACCTACACAACCATGATCAAGGTGTACTGTACAAAGAGACTCGCTGACGAGGCACTCGCGGTCTTCAAGATGATGGTTGCGGATGGCGTGGCGCCGAATAGGATCACCTACAACACGATGGTGCAGGGCTTCTGTGAGGCCGGAAGGATGGAGCTGGTGAAGGAGGTGTTCGAGATGGACTCGTTTAAGCCAGACACATGCACATTCAACACGCTGATGGCTGCACATTGCAGGGAAGGGCGGATCGAGGATGCAATGAAGGTGTTTGATCAAATGGTGGGGCTCCATGTGAGACGTGACTCTGCAAGCTATAGCATGGTGATCCGGGTGTTGTGCGAGTGTGGCCATTTTCGTAGAGCTGAAGAGCTTGTAGATGAGCTCTTGGAGAAGGAGGTGCTCAAGAAAAGAGGTGGTTGTGTACCACTCATCGCGGCGTACAACCCAGTTTTTTTGTACTTTTGTGAGAATGGGAAGGCAAAGAAGGCCAGGATGCTGTTCGGGCAGCTGTTGGATCAGAGGAGCAAGGCTGATGCCCCAGCATTCAAGACATTGATCCTAGGACATTGCAAGGAGGGAGATTTCGAAGAAGGGTACCAGCTGGTGCTCTCGATGTTGAAGAGGGATCTTGTGCCTGACAGTGAATGCTATAATACTGTTATAGATGGTTTTCTGCAGAAGGGAAGGATGAAATTTGCTTGGGAAGCTCTGCACAGGATGTTAAATAGCGGTCTTCGGCCTAGCACAAGTACATTCCACTCGGTTCTTTTGGGGCTTTTGAAGAAAGATGGGTGTGCGAAAGAAGCTGCCGATTTGATCGAGATAATGCTGGAGAGGAAAATCCGGCAGAATGTTGATCTTTCTACTAATCTGATTGACGTATTGTTCAAAAATGATCTCAATGAACGTGCATACAAGATTACTAAGTATCTCTATGATAATGGCTATTACATCAAGATGGAAAAAATAATCGCAACACTTTGCGAGGAAAATAAGTTCATAGATGCTGCAGAGTTTACTTTGTTTAGCTTGGAGAAGGGCCATGAATTGGGTGTGGCAGTTCACAGTCTAGTTCTGGATGGCCTTTGCATGGATGGTAGAGCTTCAGAGGCATTCAGGCTTTTCTATGAGCTGATTGAGAACGGAAGCACTTCTGCTGTGGCTGCACCTCGCAGTTTAGTCATGCTTCATCATGCACTCGAGGAAGCTGGAAAGATGAAAGAAGCTAATTTTGTTGCAAAACAGATGAGGCGTGCCACTGCCAGAATTAGGCAAAGGATCTAGGGACTTGCATTGTTCCAAGGAACATTGCAGACTGCAATATTTCAACGCAGTGTGGGCTTGAAGAGACAAAAGGTGATGAAACAGGATATCAACTTCGTTGCATATTAAATCAGTCTAcacttcatcaaaggatccataATATGGtttgaatttcttgaatttgcACTTCATCATCAGATTGCATGAGCTCATCTGATGGTCAGTCCTAAAGACAAACTGAACCCTGTATTTCATGATACTGTGTTATTATGATCTCACTATTCTTGGATTAAGGGAAGTGCAGGTGAGCAATAGGCTGGTGCTTCTTCTCCAGGGACATTGAAGAGAAGAGATGTGAATATGGAAGCGTCTGAAAGAAACACCTAGCAAATAGCCTATGAGATCTGGTGATGTGTTAATCCTTGTAGCTGCCGTAGAATGCTAAGAACAATACTGTCTGTCACGATATTTACGAAGTAATGCCCCGGCATTGTCGATAATTTTTTGATATGATTCTTCCCAGTGTGCAGTTGCTCATGCATAACCTTTTCGTCTTTGCAGAAAATGCATCTGCTCTTCCCACCTACGGTGCTATACCTGAAAGACTCAAAGCGCTTCAACTGCCAAACACCCTATTTGTGTTTGGTAGGTGCCTGTGAATGATAGGCTAGCGTGATACGCCTTGCATCTCATAGAAGAAGTCATGTCTGGGACTCAGAATTCcagaaggggagagagagagaggtagggAGGGAGACCCTAGCCAAGTACACAAAGAGGAATGGGAGCTGGTAGGGGAGCGGAGGTTGCAGAGAATAGTGCTGTTCTTTGTAGGGAAGTGGGGAAAAGGGCAGTTTGGGGAGGGCCATTCCACCAAACCGCGGGTGGTGAAATGCGGGTCCAAACACTCATTTTCCCCACTCTCTTATAAAGAAGAACATTTTTCTTCACAACCTCCGCTCCCTTCCTAACTCCCATTCCACATCCTCACCTAGGGTTTCTCCCTTtttgagggagaagagagagagagagatcctaGCCAAGGACGTGAAGAGGAATGTAAGCTGGTAGGGGAGTGAAGGTCGGGAGAAGAGTGTTCTTCTCTGTATGGGAGTGGGGGAAATGCAGTTTGGGGAGGGCCTAATTACTCAGGGCTGGCCCCACCTTTCGCCTCCCCCGATTTCGGTCAAACCAGCCCtatcagagagagagatgggcctTCGAAACCCGGGGGGGGGAGGAGTAGGTCAGCCGTGAGTAGTTCGGCTGTCCCTAAACCATCCTTTTTCCCACTCCTAAAGAGATGAACACTCTTTTCACCAACTTCCGCTCCACTCCCAACCCACATTCCTCTTTGTGCCCTCGCCTAGGGTTCTCGTTCTCAAATCTGTCTAGAGAGATTATGAGTCGACTGGCAGTTGAGCGTCGGGCTTCAGAAATCCAAGTGGCAATTGAGCGTTGGGCTTCAGAAATCCAAGCATCAATTTCTTTTGACAATGCTGTCCCGTTGTTGTCTTCTAGTTTGCAGTATGTGCTATTAATGAAGAGATGTGGTGTCATGGTGAAATTGAATAAATGTTCGAATCTTTTTTCCTGCTTTCAAATTCCTGTTATCCATGGTTAAACATGAGAAATTGTTGTTCTTCATGCCTCAATTTTATCTTCTGCATTCGATCAGGCGCTTAGTTGTACTTAGTTTTGGCTATCTATATAAATGTATAATGCAAAGTTCGACCAGCATTTCTGATATGAGAATAGCTGTACCGATATCCATTTATCTAAATTCTATCCCAAATATTACATTGTCATATCTCGTCAAATTGGTCTGTTGATGTAAAAAAATTGGAATATCAGGCTGCGTTTGGCAGGTTTCGAATTCTGTTTCTCTAAAAATGTTATCATGGTGAATCAATCACTTTGTGCAATCTTTTGCTTACTTTGGCGGATTCTGATTCTTGAAATAGTGTACGTGAGAGAGGAAGATGATTCACATGAGAAACCACATTTTATGTAATTCTGATGCTAGTAAAAAGACAGAAATTTCTTCTAGTTTCTTGTGAGGAACAGAAACCAAACTACCAAACGGACTCGGTCTGCCCTACTCAGCGTGGAGCCATTGACGTACATCTGTTCAGATATGACAACTCCAAATACACGACATATAAGTACGATATTACCAAGCAATCACACCAGACGCATTTAAGTGTTCAAAATGCCTAGTTGATTCCAAAGGTAGCAGTATTACAGAACAATTTTGGTTTCAATTCCCTAGTACTAACGACAGATCCATCCCTTGGCCCCAGGCTTTTGACATCACTACAGTTACATTCAGTACAGTCATCGAGCACAATGGAGCATCGTTCACATAATTGCCACGCTCAAGTAATCACCTATCTGCAAAACAAGGCAGCATAGATCAGTAAATCTGTGCGTCAACAAACACAAACTGATAGCATAATACAGCACTGGTGCATACCTGGAACCCAAGCTCAGCGAGAGTTTTGGCATCATCCCCTCTTCCATGGCCATATGCGAACGTTGAACCAACCTTCAATATCCAACAAGACAAGTTATGAAAGGTTAGGAATGCAGTGGAATATGAGTTGTGCAGAGAAATCTACACAAGTAGGCAAGTAGCTAGCAGTTTGCATGAATTAACAAGTAACAAGCAGCATTTCAGTACAAAGTTGAGATCATGATGTGAACGTTTAACTCTCTGTAATGCCATGCATACCTAAGAACAAAATTGTTTGATGAAAGCTGCAAATAGTTCAACATGCTACTAATTAAGACACCAAGAATGAAGTGAGACAAACGACAGATTCAATGGATATAAGCTCATAAATGGTAAGCCAATGAATCTTGACTCATTTCTGACAACAGAAGTAGCATTCCCTAATCATAAAAAAGGGAATGTGGTGGTATCAGCAATAATGCCAAGGGGACTCTACCTTTTAGCAATGGTTACAAATTCATCACTAATTCATTCCTTAGAAGGATAGACCTTGACAATTAGTACAAGTGAAATTGCTTGGCATTTGTATTGAAGAGAAGAGTCGGTTATGACAAGATAGTCACAATGTGAATAAACTCTTACCTGTCTGACAACAAATCGACCATTCTTATCCGGGTATACAAAAGCAAAAGACAGCCTTGCGTTTCTTTTCCTTGCAGGAAGAGCAACCTCTTTCACCTGAAAAACAATCATAATGCGCTGGTAAGATTTTTATACATAGCACTGCAAAAAGTGCAAAATACCACTTGGCGTGTTATCAACATGTACACTCAGGGCCCACTTATCATTGTCACACCCAGTGGTATGTTGTGAACCCCCACTTTCCTCCAAGGTATAAATCAACAATTTTTTTCCTCCTTAAAATTGCAGAAGCAAATAGAATTTGTGAAAAGGGATTTACAAGATCAGTTAGCTCGCGGAGTGTGGCATCCTTCCATGTGTAAATCTGAACTTCATCTTTTGGCTCCTTCCCTCTCACCACAAACTCTTCATTTTGGTGATGGCCAGCAACCTGTGAACAATAAACAATCAATTTCTGCGGTACAGGATGTTTCTTACTTTCTTTAGCAATCTCTACTACAAGACATGTAAGGTGAAAGCTGCGGAATATATGTAATACTCCTCATGATACATCTGTGCATCACCCACATAAAAAATTATTCCCAACTTCTAGATTCCAATGTATCACATGGTTGCTACAGTTCTTTccattaaataaataaaaactcgACCACAGGAAGATGTCCCCGTGGCTTTGTCTTAAGAGATGGGAGTACCGAACCCTTTAGGGAGGTACTCACACGACCTACGAGCACCAGGGTTCGAGCCCGGGTGGACGACCTCTCAACTGGAGTCTCTACCAACTGAGCTATTGCTCGGTTCTCTGTTCTTTCCAATAAGGATTAGGAATAATTGTGGCTAACTTCAGCCAATCAAAATTGACAATATAATTTCATAGAATAGCACCCATAAACCCAGAAAACTGTCCGCCAAAGGTGGTGAACATAACAAGGGCAGCTAAATAAGTACTACCACTAAAAGTGTGCTAAGAGTCGTGTCCAAAACGAACAAAGAACACAAATCATTGAGTAATGGACAGCTAAGATGTGAATTGCTAATCTTAAAGCTTGTACGGCATGCTACTGTGCTCAGCAACTCTATAAATATAAAGTGCAGGCCTTTCAACCATGATAAACAGTTTATTCCTTTTAGTTAAGCATAAATTTGAAACATGTGATCAACCTTTTCCAGGGTTATTCCAGAACAGTAGGCCGGATTACGTTGGTTCCCCTGTATGCCACTGACTAAGTCCTCGTGTTTAACTGAAACTTCACTGATTATTGCTCATTAATTTCATCATAAAACAATTATACTGATGAGCAATCTTATTTAGGCAACGAAGCAGCCTATGCTTCTAAAAGGATTATCAGCGCAAGTAAAATGGCAGTAAATTGACAACCTTTCTGCTGATTACACTATGGATCATTCATACCATAAAATCCATTCAAAAGTTGAAGCAGAATACAAAGAAGTGGATCAACACTACAACCTCTCTCAAGTCACAACACCCTAAAGTGAAGTGCTAATCAGCACAAAGTAATCAATCATTTAGATGggacaaaaagaagaagacatAAACATGCTTACCCTGGTGAAAACCCTGAGAAGGAGAGGACATGTCTGCACAAAG
Coding sequences:
- the LOC133918261 gene encoding pentatricopeptide repeat-containing protein At1g02060, chloroplastic-like; this encodes MGTEPASVAAARKLHHLLRSRDLRPALSYLRTLPSPFTLLPNHALNALLRALAAAGRVRAATSLFRAIPAPTPHSFNSLLAALLRRGRRRAASALLAAFLRSTHASPDAATLNTLLHGLSAASPRPSAPTLLKIFRFLPETYAFAPDAISYNSLLSALCRAGDLATARKLFDGMRANEEGRKGDAFPNVVTYTTMIKVYCTKRLADEALAVFKMMVADGVAPNRITYNTMVQGFCEAGRMELVKEVFEMDSFKPDTCTFNTLMAAHCREGRIEDAMKVFDQMVGLHVRRDSASYSMVIRVLCECGHFRRAEELVDELLEKEVLKKRGGCVPLIAAYNPVFLYFCENGKAKKARMLFGQLLDQRSKADAPAFKTLILGHCKEGDFEEGYQLVLSMLKRDLVPDSECYNTVIDGFLQKGRMKFAWEALHRMLNSGLRPSTSTFHSVLLGLLKKDGCAKEAADLIEIMLERKIRQNVDLSTNLIDVLFKNDLNERAYKITKYLYDNGYYIKMEKIIATLCEENKFIDAAEFTLFSLEKGHELGVAVHSLVLDGLCMDGRASEAFRLFYELIENGSTSAVAAPRSLVMLHHALEEAGKMKEANFVAKQMRRATARIRQRI
- the LOC133918264 gene encoding histone deacetylase complex subunit SAP18-like, whose protein sequence is MAGMGDMPMRPARPGPPMQHRGPPPMPRLRPEPIDREKTCPLLLRVFTRVAGHHQNEEFVVRGKEPKDEVQIYTWKDATLRELTDLVKEVALPARKRNARLSFAFVYPDKNGRFVVRQVGSTFAYGHGRGDDAKTLAELGFQIGDYLSVAIM